A window from Argopecten irradians isolate NY chromosome 3, Ai_NY, whole genome shotgun sequence encodes these proteins:
- the LOC138317671 gene encoding beta-1,3-galactosyltransferase 1-like, whose product MGRRFKKMKFAAYNELFYMFATLIFFSIITTIFYHMFLITKTQSKTGPRKLKRTTNVSHVVITSEPHDIENLTTRPELCEKCFPHNFRFLIDNVDICNTDSELGYGSDIDVLILITTAHAHYSRREALRTTWLTGTKYNKGNVRYAFLLGLSENQTENSQIKKENDIYHDILQEDFVDSYKNLTLKTIMGLKWAKTRCDHAWYLLKSDDDVYINIPGLLKSLRKHSKGLLSAIGGTCPNMAFPVRDKNSKFYVDFQTYPGRYYPTYCSGTAYIMSMGVAKKVLQISENIPFFPIEDIYIAFCIHRLGFRFENIDGFHRSFVTPKRCNYKADWFVTSHGVSPTLVKDIWETIC is encoded by the coding sequence ATGGGGAGGAGATTCAAGAAAATGAAATTCGCTGCATACAACGAACTATTCTATATGTTTGCTACACTCATCTTTTTCTCAATAATTACCACTATATTTTACCACATGTTTTTAATTACAAAGACACAGAGTAAGACAGGACCGAGAAAACTCAAACGCACCACAAACGTTAGTCACGTGGTTATTACCTCGGAACCACATGACATTGAAAATCTTACAACGAGGCCGGAGTTATGTGAAAAGTGTTTTCCACATAATTTTAGATTTTTGATTGACAACGTGGACATTTGTAATACAGACTCCGAGCTCGGTTATGGGTCGGATATCGAcgtgttgatattgataacaaCTGCGCATGCGCATTACAGTCGCCGTGAAGCTTTGCGCACAACTTGGCTTACAGGGACTAAATACAACAAAGGAAATGTTAGATATGCGTTCCTATTAGGACTGTCTGAAAATCAAACCGAGAACTCTCAGATAAAAAAGGAGAACGATATTTATCATGATATTCTACAAGAAGATTTTGTAGATTCGTATAAAAATCTAACGTTAAAAACCATTATGGGTCTTAAATGGGCTAAAACAAGGTGCGATCATGCATGGTATTTACTGAAGAGTGACGACGATGTTTACATTAATATTCCAGGACTACTGAAATCTCTGAGAAAGCATTCGAAAGGTCTGTTATCTGCAATAGGAGGGACGTGTCCAAATATGGCATTTCCGGTCAGGGACAAGAACTCTAAATTCTATGTCGACTTTCAAACCTATCCCGGACGTTACTACCCCACGTACTGCTCCGGGACAGCTTACATAATGAGCATGGGTGTGGCAAAAAAAGTATTACAAATATCGGAAAACATTCCATTTTTTCCTATCGAAGACATTTATATTGCGTTTTGCATACACAGGTTGGGTTTCCGGTTTGAAAACATTGATGGTTTCCACAGATCCTTTGTGACACCTAAACGGTGCAACTATAAGGCGGATTggtttgtgacgtcacatggcGTGTCACCGACATTAGTAAAAGACATCTGGGAGACTATTTGTTGA
- the LOC138317672 gene encoding uncharacterized protein isoform X2 — protein MNPLGLCVSIFLCLFLRGEAFQNGQSPPKITKSSPKINRHQQGATVTLFCQAEGSPEPQVDWIKHMKEEDDIILTNSLRLTISPDRTKLTIRSLERSDGGSYSCTFRNTLGQVSQQIDLIVEGAAYILTAPANTTAVAGQRIVFTCGADAFPTNITYHWFFKNQDVVTLRGYIKGRIQIKSTGDLVISPVEKDDMGWYICRPTNGIGRDPEAPAYLNVTYLPKVLSMPSVVTWALGLQAQLDCPVEANPAVSEYIWTKNNFMVAVHPERITLLANGTLLIYNVKKSDEGSYSCQPVSPLGSGETSKLVQVSVRDPPQFTVRPSERYIQIPGDDVMFPCAATGSPTPNIHWRKVAGQIIFGPRFQINGGNLTIKNLVKEDHGRYECEAENSVARMVISTELIVQMTTPHAPYNVTVSTKWFEATLRWIPAYNGGSPQYYFIWYRTVNSMTGQTSQWQQMRVEPQNATSFTIYMLQPDSLYQMKVLARNQYGDGTYSETVQARTLGNSTQTTSTTIGNTGTLPTALPTDPTNGQVYHPSLDKPLGPRPFPPKNVTARNENGGIRISWQPANDANTTIFYYVIEMTTTNRWVKFNDHVKFPLASYFYEKVDPSTTYRFRVYAYSVLSYSYPSAVAIVTTPAAVTTSISMADLEAEPTGIFLSQAEIGGIVGGLLFLLVAILLVIIAVMCSRRKERHRGDKYGNVKYIGPADEMDSHMPINRTQNAPEWDSWDAIGGTGSLNSVDCGNGIFVVPHSNGFYREDTLPVSAYFQDSRVFDPDKCLVDPSRSVRRSVSRSSNGRRSQTGRGRFSKPDTTDRQINDSAFGSVSDSRVGVGRRWTSPDSGGSIKDSVQLSVTQLKDKSYPMLRSPVSDKNHNSDADDETDDENGFAPKRPPLPRGYRVPYTPEVYMGPHRHWGSGDPYSYPADTDDVFSPPVGNRSSAGRPTFPRHSSMKPSSYQTYLTGDPVNESFDHQFGVEDLSSVHPSFVDKSLDRSFDRSHDILPRLHPLSRSDGTGPHSFDSSRSTDNTLRDDGSRSTSRVHFDNSDFTVIERTLDGTSGRSRQVARVPPNQKDNLGKAGYTREHLQGAVDRVRRGPRALRTRSASRSSGQELDHSFDDRPPPVVPGRMTYLSDSVLPHRTSLYPDQDVPVPPHTGRLSHSDTEFPSRIDIDRHGWPYGYNLDFFKSDRGTGNRYSVSSSGRGSSSSRMRPSSDSRGFNGDDTTPDSGSSGIGSKNTRSSSPWRQHRKNSASVTSLLGPHDTSQDSSHYPPDYGLRREASGDENYEFDVNDTLNRYSSTHPVGDELLSALETGLSTSNFYDDLYPKPSRQSRYDNSEERFQKLRQEFHQYQRQIHNQSFVDYYPDMDSEML, from the exons GTGCAGCTTACATATTAACAGCTCCTGCCAACACGACAGCCGTCGCCGGTCAGAGAATCGTTTTTACCTGTGGAGCGGATGCTTTCCCAACAAACATCACATACCATTGGTTCTTTAAAAACCAGGATGTGGTTACATTACGAGGATACATTAAGGGAAGAATCCAGATCAAGAGCACAGGTGACCTGGTCATTTCTCCCGTAGAGAAAGACGACATGGGCTGGTACATCTGCCGGCCAACAAACGGCATCGGGAGGGACCCTGAGGCTCCAGCCTACCTCAATGTTACAT ATCTGCCCAAGGTCCTTTCTATGCCGAGTGTGGTCACCTGGGCTCTTGGCCTCCAAGCGCAGCTGGACTGTCCTGTGGAAGCCAATCCTGCGGTCAGCGAGTACATatggacaaaaaataatttcatggTTGCGGTGCATCCAGAACGAATCACTCTCCTAGCCAACGGCACTCTACTTATATATAACGTGAAGAAATCGGATGAAGGGAGTTACAGCTGTCAGCCCGTTAGTCCCCTTGGAAGTGGAGAGACTTCCAAACTCGTCCAGGTATCAGTCCGAG ATCCCCCTCAATTTACTGTTCGGCCGTCGGAGCGGTATATCCAGATTCCAGGAGATGACGTCATGTTTCCCTGTGCAGCCACAGGTTCTCCAACCCCAAATATACATTGGCGTAAGGTGGCGGGACAGATTATCTTCGGGCCACGATTTCAAATAAACGGAGGAAACCTCACCATAAAAAATTTAGTAAAAGAAGACCATGGAAGATATGAATGCGAGGCAGAAAACTCCGTAGCAAGAATGGTTATATCAACTGAATTAATTGTACAAA TGACAACACCACATGCGCCTTACAACGTTACAGTATCTACCAAATGGTTTGAGGCTACTTTGAGATGGATCCCAGCCTACAACGGAGGAAGTCCCCAATACTACTTTATATG GTACCGTACAGTCAACAGTATGACAGGCCAAACATCACAGTGGCAACAAATGCGTGTCGAACCTCAAAACGCCACCAGCTTCACAATATACATGCTACAGCCTGACTCGCTATACCAAATGAAGGTCCTTGCTCGTAACCAGTATGGGGATGGCACATACAGCGAGACAGTCCAGGCACGAACGCTCG GAAACAGCACTCAAACCACTTCGACAACGATTG gtaacacaggcaCCTTGCCTACTGCTCTACCAACGGACCCCACAAACGGACAAGTTTATCATCCTTCTTTAGACAAACCCCTTG GTCCAAGACCATTTCCTCCCAAAAATGTCACAGCTAGAAACGAAAATGGTGGGATACGAATTTCCTGGCAGCCAGCCAATGATGCCAACACAACAATTTTCTATTATGTCATAGAAATGACAACAACCAATCGCTGGGTCAAATTTAATGACCATGTTAAATTTCCTTTGGCTTCCTACTTCTACGAAAAGGTGGATCCATCGACTACGTACAGGTTCCGTGTGTATGCCTATAGTGTGTTGTCATACAGTTACCCGAGTGCCGTCGCCATAGTAACAACTCCTGCTGCAG TGACCACCAGTATTAGCATGGCCGATCTGGAAGCTG aaCCTACAGGTATTTTCCTGTCTCAAGCAGAAATTGGCGGTATAGTTGGTGGCCTACTTTTTCTCCTCGTTGCCATTCTCCTTGTTATCATTGCTGTGATGTGCAGTCGACGGAAAGAGCGACATAGAGGAGACAAATATG GAAATGTTAAATACATAGGCCCAGCGGATGAAATGGATTCACATATGCCTATTAATAGAAC TCAAAATGCGCCAGAATGGGATAGCTGGGACGCGATTGGAGGAACAGGCTCTTTGAATAGCGTGGATTGCGGGAACGGGATCTTTGTGGTGCCTCATTCCAATGGATTCTACAGGGAGGACACTTTGCCAGTTAGCGCGTATTTCCAAGACAGTCGGGTGTTTGATCCCGATAAATGTCTGGTGGATCCCAGTAGGAGTGTACGTCGGAGCGTGTCTAGGAGTTCCAACGGGAGACGATCGCAGACCGGAAGAGGTCGATTTTCTAAACCAGACACGACTGACCGACAAATAAATGACAGCGCTTTCGGGAGTGTAAGTGACAGTCGAGTGGGAGTGGGGAGGCGCTGGACGTCCCCCGACAGTGGTGGTTCTATCAAAGATAGTGTACAgctctctgtcactcagctaaAGGATAAATCATATCCTATGCTACGTTCGCCTGTGTCGGATAAAAATCATAACAGTGATGCTGATGATGAAACGGATGATGAGAACGGGTTTGCCCCTAAACGACCTCCCCTTCCCCGTGGTTACAGAGTGCCCTATACGCCAGAGGTGTACATGGGGCCGCATCGACATTGGGGCAGCGGTGATCCCTATAGTTATCCTGCTGACACGGATGATGTGTTTAGCCCGCCGGTGGGCAATAGATCCAGTGCGGGTCGACCAACATTCCCAAGACATAGTTCCATGAAACCTTCGTCATATCAAACATATTTGACTGGTGATCCAGTCAACGAAAGCTTCGATCATCAGTTCGGTGTGGAAGATTTGAGTTCGGTTCATCCTTCATTTGTAGATAAATCATTAGATAGGTCATTTGATAGGTCGCATGATATACTGCCAAGGCTTCATCCTCTGTCCAGATCGGACGGTACTGGGCCACATTCCTTCGACAGTTCGAGGTCAACAGACAATACGTTACGTGACGACGGTTCACGTTCCACATCTAGGGTTCATTTTGACAATTCGGATTTTACAGTGATTGAAAGAACGCTAGATGGGACTTCTGGGCGGAGTCGTCAGGTGGCTAGAGTCCCTCCTAATCAGAAAGACAATTTGGGAAAAGCAGGTTACACGCGGGAACATCTTCAAGGGGCTGTAGATCGCGTGCGTCGTGGACCACGCGCCCTACGGACACGGTCAGCTAGTAGAAGTTCAGGCCAGGAGCTTGATCATAGCTTCGATGACCGACCTCCACCGGTGGTTCCTGGCAGAATGACATATTTGTCTGACAGCGTGCTCCCCCATAGAACATCTCTTTACCCCGACCAGGATGTCCCCGTACCTCCGCATACAGGCCGGCTGTCTCATTCTGATACCGAATTTCCGTCCAGGATCGATATAGACCGCCATGGTTGGCCGTACGGCTATAACTTAGACTTTTTTAAATCAGACAGGGGTACTGGCAATAGATATAGTGTTAGTAGCTCGGGTCGGGGGAGTTCCAGCAGTCGTATGCGGCCTTCCTCTGATTCACGAGGCTTCAATGGGGACGACACCACGCCAGACTCGGGCAGTAGTGGTATTGGTAGTAAGAACACTAGATCGTCCAGTCCATGGCGGCAGCACAGAAAGAATAGTGCATCTGTGACGTCACTTTTGGGCCCACATGACACAAGTCAAGATTCGTCTCATTATCCTCCCGATTACGGCCTTCGTCGGGAAGCCTCGGGAGACGAGAACTATGAGTTCGATGTGAATGATACACTGAACAGGTACTCTAGTACACATCCCGTCGGGGACGAACTGTTGAGTGCACTCGAGACAGGCCTCAGTACGTCAAATTTTTACGATGATCTCTATCCAAAACCATCACGTCAGAGTCGCTACGACAACTCCGAAGAACGATTCCAGAAACTTCGCCAGGAATTCCATCAGTATCAAAGACAGATCCACAATCAAAGTTTCGTGGACTATTACCCCGATATGGATAGTGAGATGTTGTGA